In a single window of the Gossypium hirsutum isolate 1008001.06 chromosome A13, Gossypium_hirsutum_v2.1, whole genome shotgun sequence genome:
- the LOC107893498 gene encoding hydrophobic protein RCI2B, whose product MADDSTATCIDILLAIILPPLGVFLKFGCQVEFWICLVLTLFGYIPGIIYAIYAITK is encoded by the exons aTGGCAGATGATAGTACAGCTACCTGCATAGATATCCTCTTAGCCATCATTTTGCCTCCTCTCGGTGTCTTCCTCAAGTTTGGTTGCCAG GTGGAGTTCTGGATATGTCTTGTACTCACCCTGTTTGGGTACATCCCTGGTATTATTTATGCTATCTATGCCATCACCAAGTAG
- the LOC107893497 gene encoding subtilisin-like protease SBT6.1 isoform X2, with translation MITLDMGPLWLVLLLVRTQNVLALHQILKFMLSVFLLMHSLLQVSYTSWFLDAFNYAIAINMDVLNLSIGGPDYLDLPFVEKVWEITANNIIMVSAIGNDGPLYGTLNNPAL, from the exons ATGATAACCTTGGACATGGGACCTTTGTGGCTGGTGTTATTGCTGGTGAGGACGCAGAATGTCTTGGCTTTGCACCAGATACTGAAATTTATGCTTTCCGTGTTTTTACTGATGCACAG CTTATTGCAGGTATCATATACATCTTGGTTCCTTGATGCTTTCAACTATGCTATTGCAATCAACATGGATGTGCTAAACTTGAGCATAGGTGGACCTGATTACTTGGATCTCCCATTTGTAGAGAAG GTTTGGGAAATAACAGCCAATAATATTATTATGGTGTCAGCCATTGGAAATGATGGGCCATTGTATGGCACTTTAAACAACCCAGCACTTTAA
- the LOC107893497 gene encoding subtilisin-like protease SBT6.1 isoform X1 has product MAIFDTRIRADHPHFRNIKERTNWTNEDTLNDNLGHGTFVAGVIAGEDAECLGFAPDTEIYAFRVFTDAQVSYTSWFLDAFNYAIAINMDVLNLSIGGPDYLDLPFVEKVWEITANNIIMVSAIGNDGPLYGTLNNPAL; this is encoded by the exons ATGGCTATTTTCGACACTAGAATACGTGCTGATCATCCTCACTTCCGAAACATTAAG GAACGAACTAATTGGACCAATGAGGATACTTTGAATGATAACCTTGGACATGGGACCTTTGTGGCTGGTGTTATTGCTGGTGAGGACGCAGAATGTCTTGGCTTTGCACCAGATACTGAAATTTATGCTTTCCGTGTTTTTACTGATGCACAG GTATCATATACATCTTGGTTCCTTGATGCTTTCAACTATGCTATTGCAATCAACATGGATGTGCTAAACTTGAGCATAGGTGGACCTGATTACTTGGATCTCCCATTTGTAGAGAAG GTTTGGGAAATAACAGCCAATAATATTATTATGGTGTCAGCCATTGGAAATGATGGGCCATTGTATGGCACTTTAAACAACCCAGCACTTTAA